A part of Marinomonas rhizomae genomic DNA contains:
- a CDS encoding CDP-alcohol phosphatidyltransferase family protein has protein sequence MLDTFFIKSLKHPLRITAVVIDKLGIKANWITLFGFAFGMMVLPALYFGNTSLALLCVIINRVMDGLDGAVARVQGPTDLGGYLDITLDFIFYSAVIFGFALMNPLENALAASFLIFSFMGTGSSFLAFAIMAEKQKIERLDYGRKSLYFLGGLAEGTETIALLILICLFPSYFAVMAYVFGLMCWITTATRIYAGYRTLS, from the coding sequence ATGTTAGACACGTTTTTTATAAAGAGCTTGAAACATCCTTTGCGGATTACAGCAGTGGTGATCGATAAATTGGGCATTAAAGCCAATTGGATTACTTTGTTTGGCTTTGCTTTTGGCATGATGGTGTTGCCTGCTTTGTATTTTGGAAATACGTCATTGGCGTTGCTGTGCGTGATCATTAATAGAGTGATGGATGGTTTAGATGGTGCTGTGGCAAGAGTGCAGGGGCCCACCGATTTAGGCGGATATTTAGACATCACTTTGGATTTTATTTTTTATTCAGCGGTGATTTTTGGTTTTGCTTTGATGAATCCGTTGGAGAACGCGCTAGCCGCGAGCTTTTTGATTTTTTCTTTTATGGGAACGGGGAGTAGTTTTTTAGCGTTTGCTATCATGGCAGAGAAGCAAAAAATAGAGCGCTTAGACTATGGTCGTAAATCGCTGTATTTTTTAGGTGGTCTAGCGGAAGGGACAGAAACCATAGCGTTGCTAATATTGATTTGTTTGTTCCCAAGTTACTTTGCTGTCATGGCGTATGTTTTCGGTTTGATGTGTTGGATAACGACGGCAACCCGAATTTATGCAGGTTACCGAACATTATCTTAA
- a CDS encoding alpha/beta fold hydrolase — translation MIHAKQYGSSGPNLIVIHGLFGNADNWHSIAQSLAEHFTVHCIDLPNHGKSDSMSDASYPKMAEAIFDWAELNKINTFYLLGHSMGGKVAMQMAANAPVGKIEKLIVVDISPVDYQPSHTRILEGLKAIEKSQPASRKEADALLSSYESNLAVRQFLLKNLVRSEQGFTLELSVNNIADSYSTILEKPVMENVVDIPTLFIKGENSDYIVAQHQEAIMALFPNASFKIITDAGHWLHAEKPLPFTSLVKRFLQ, via the coding sequence ATGATACACGCAAAGCAATATGGCTCATCTGGCCCAAATCTTATTGTCATACATGGTTTATTTGGTAATGCTGACAACTGGCACTCCATTGCACAAAGCTTGGCTGAACATTTCACAGTGCACTGTATCGATCTTCCTAACCATGGTAAATCAGACAGTATGTCTGATGCCAGCTATCCAAAAATGGCAGAAGCGATATTCGACTGGGCTGAGCTCAATAAAATAAACACTTTTTACCTTCTCGGCCACTCAATGGGTGGAAAAGTCGCTATGCAGATGGCTGCAAACGCACCTGTGGGAAAAATTGAAAAACTCATCGTGGTTGATATCTCTCCAGTTGATTACCAACCAAGTCATACCCGTATCTTAGAAGGATTAAAGGCTATTGAGAAATCACAGCCAGCCTCAAGAAAAGAAGCCGATGCCCTGCTAAGCTCATACGAATCAAATTTAGCAGTCAGACAGTTCTTACTGAAAAACCTAGTGAGAAGTGAGCAAGGCTTTACTCTGGAGCTCTCTGTCAACAACATAGCAGATAGTTATTCTACCATCCTAGAAAAGCCAGTTATGGAAAATGTAGTAGACATACCAACGCTATTTATCAAAGGCGAGAACTCAGATTATATCGTGGCACAACACCAAGAAGCGATCATGGCTCTTTTCCCTAATGCCAGCTTTAAAATCATCACAGACGCTGGTCATTGGCTACATGCAGAAAAGCCACTCCCCTTTACCAGCCTGGTAAAACGTTTTTTACAGTAA
- a CDS encoding TonB-dependent receptor plug domain-containing protein, with protein sequence MTRWLCVSLCLPFSMSTWAEMDDSSFRGDALYENTAGGSFSDMSAYDGFFDHIPVVVTPSKMSQPRVDVSSTLSVLDGEFIRRINIQYVEDLLQFVPGFSVAPYKSSSQKEASYHGTQLDQYRRIQVLVNGRSVYSVGLARVEWATLPLSIEDVARVEVNRGPNAASYGINSYFAVVNIITRSPLETLGDSITAYSGSRGDYRLYGQHSGLNGDWSYRASASTNAVHGFDKDYYGEDRHDGHRSTMGNVFIQKETSNSFFDLDIGASSLKDKVDPMRYDIGSISGGRDTNNPMRLVDREHIKFSYSKQVSPTHELKVQYYYDQSDLGEYHEARLNKDFYNAAFSASSADDVDVSYLIDLLETRHDIELQSTWEASKKLRLISAIGYRWDEAESESFLSGTASDEVFRLSSNMEYRASDLWIVNAGAMFERSEMGGEFLSPKLGMTYKLSEQESVRFNVSKAVRTPDLSDQYFKWHYVLSNGKESFTNYAVNGEEEEKITSYELGYYQYWASHGVSLDVKLYHDEIEDMVLSKKLFTALNADAPIEEGVVEDVNINGLELELDWRFRSGAITRFTYAYQDTQTDNASLLKATTPVMLSFFGSLPLAERWAIQSYYWYGKELGGKDYELLNTWLSYRLSLGGYSKATMGFGAETRLDNNALVSKHNNITEDTFAYVYTNITF encoded by the coding sequence ATGACTCGTTGGTTATGTGTTAGTTTATGTCTGCCTTTTAGTATGAGTACTTGGGCAGAAATGGATGATTCCTCTTTCAGAGGTGATGCCTTGTATGAAAACACTGCTGGTGGCAGCTTTTCCGATATGAGTGCATATGATGGTTTTTTTGATCATATTCCTGTGGTGGTAACTCCGTCTAAAATGTCTCAACCTAGAGTGGATGTGTCTTCTACTTTATCGGTATTGGATGGTGAGTTCATTCGACGTATTAATATTCAATACGTGGAGGACCTCTTGCAGTTTGTCCCCGGTTTTTCTGTTGCACCTTATAAATCATCCAGCCAAAAAGAAGCCTCATACCACGGTACTCAGTTAGACCAATATCGCCGAATTCAAGTCTTGGTTAATGGGCGCTCTGTTTATAGCGTAGGGCTAGCACGTGTTGAATGGGCGACTTTGCCGCTTAGTATTGAAGATGTTGCTCGTGTGGAGGTTAACCGCGGACCAAATGCTGCCAGTTACGGTATTAACTCGTATTTTGCTGTAGTGAATATTATCACCCGATCTCCTTTAGAGACTCTGGGTGACAGTATTACTGCGTATTCTGGGTCTCGTGGAGATTATCGTTTATATGGGCAGCATAGTGGCTTAAATGGAGATTGGAGTTATCGTGCATCTGCTTCAACAAATGCTGTGCATGGTTTTGATAAAGATTACTACGGTGAAGACAGGCACGATGGCCATCGTTCAACGATGGGAAATGTTTTCATTCAAAAAGAAACGTCAAACAGTTTTTTTGATTTAGATATTGGTGCGAGCTCTTTAAAAGACAAAGTGGATCCTATGCGATATGACATAGGCTCTATATCTGGAGGAAGGGATACCAATAACCCTATGCGCTTGGTCGATCGTGAGCACATTAAGTTCAGTTATAGTAAGCAAGTTTCACCAACGCATGAGCTTAAAGTTCAGTATTACTATGATCAATCTGATTTAGGCGAATATCATGAAGCTCGATTAAATAAAGATTTTTATAATGCGGCCTTCAGTGCTTCAAGCGCTGATGATGTAGACGTTTCATACTTGATTGACCTGTTAGAAACGCGTCATGATATTGAACTTCAGAGCACGTGGGAGGCATCTAAAAAACTTAGGTTAATTTCTGCGATAGGCTATCGTTGGGACGAAGCAGAATCCGAGAGTTTCTTATCTGGAACAGCGAGTGATGAAGTGTTTCGTCTTTCCTCGAATATGGAGTATCGAGCGAGCGATCTTTGGATCGTCAATGCGGGAGCAATGTTCGAGCGTAGTGAAATGGGAGGTGAATTTTTATCTCCTAAGCTTGGTATGACGTATAAACTATCTGAACAGGAGTCAGTTAGATTTAATGTTTCCAAAGCGGTGAGAACGCCAGATTTGTCAGATCAATACTTCAAATGGCATTATGTTTTGTCGAATGGCAAAGAATCGTTCACAAACTACGCAGTGAATGGTGAGGAAGAGGAAAAAATTACCTCTTATGAGCTCGGTTATTATCAATACTGGGCGAGTCATGGTGTTTCTCTTGATGTGAAGCTATATCATGATGAAATTGAGGACATGGTATTAAGTAAGAAATTATTTACCGCTCTTAATGCTGATGCGCCTATCGAAGAGGGTGTGGTCGAAGATGTTAATATCAATGGGCTTGAGCTTGAGCTGGATTGGCGCTTTCGATCTGGTGCTATTACTCGTTTCACCTACGCATATCAAGATACTCAAACAGACAACGCCAGTCTTTTGAAGGCCACAACGCCTGTGATGTTGTCTTTTTTCGGAAGTCTGCCACTAGCGGAGCGTTGGGCTATTCAAAGCTATTACTGGTATGGAAAAGAGTTAGGTGGAAAAGATTACGAGCTTCTCAATACTTGGTTGTCTTATCGATTGTCTTTAGGAGGATACTCAAAAGCAACCATGGGTTTTGGGGCAGAAACGCGTTTGGATAATAACGCACTGGTTTCTAAGCACAATAATATAACGGAAGATACGTTTGCTTATGTTTACACGAATATCACTTTCTAG
- a CDS encoding prephenate dehydratase, whose product MPDQHLTLDAMQVVAYQGEPGAYSHLACKHTFPDWTSIHCASFVDALQMVERGDAYYAMIPVENSTAGRVEEIYRELKRTQLYVVKEHFEPVNHCLIARHSMTLDQITRIGSHPQALAQCDANIKALGAKSQAMYDTAGAAKHIAEFDEPGLAVISSELAAELYGLNVLQTFFNDTVGNTTRFLVFSRQQKMPVYEDGKTYITSFMFRVRNIPAALYKAMGGFATQGINMLKLESYMVNGNFTATQFYVDVEAHFQSSSMQAALEELRFFSEEVRILGTYLADDYRLK is encoded by the coding sequence ATGCCAGATCAACATCTTACTCTTGATGCAATGCAGGTTGTTGCTTATCAAGGCGAGCCTGGGGCTTACTCTCATCTTGCTTGCAAACATACCTTCCCAGATTGGACCAGTATTCACTGTGCGAGCTTTGTTGATGCTTTGCAGATGGTGGAGCGAGGCGATGCTTACTACGCAATGATTCCAGTAGAAAATTCCACCGCTGGTCGAGTGGAAGAAATATATCGAGAACTAAAGCGTACCCAGCTGTATGTGGTGAAAGAGCATTTTGAGCCTGTCAATCATTGTCTGATTGCTCGTCACTCGATGACATTGGATCAAATTACACGAATTGGTAGTCACCCTCAGGCATTGGCGCAATGTGATGCCAATATCAAGGCGTTAGGGGCGAAGAGTCAGGCTATGTATGACACGGCTGGCGCGGCTAAGCATATTGCTGAGTTCGATGAACCCGGCTTGGCGGTTATTTCGTCTGAGTTGGCGGCAGAATTGTATGGTCTAAATGTATTACAAACTTTTTTCAATGATACGGTAGGCAATACAACACGGTTTTTGGTCTTCTCCCGCCAGCAAAAAATGCCCGTTTATGAAGACGGTAAAACCTATATCACTTCTTTTATGTTTCGCGTGCGAAATATCCCTGCTGCACTGTATAAAGCGATGGGCGGTTTTGCGACACAAGGTATTAATATGCTGAAGTTAGAAAGTTATATGGTGAATGGTAATTTCACCGCGACTCAGTTCTATGTAGACGTTGAGGCGCACTTTCAATCATCTTCTATGCAAGCGGCACTTGAAGAGTTGCGTTTCTTCTCTGAAGAAGTGCGGATATTAGGAACCTATTTGGCGGATGATTATAGGTTGAAGTGA
- the yidD gene encoding membrane protein insertion efficiency factor YidD, whose translation MKRFFILLVKGYQFLISPLLGNNCRFYPSCSQYMIQAIERFGIFKGVWLGLRRLSKCHPWHEGGMDPVPDSCHCKSEKTEKDKN comes from the coding sequence ATGAAAAGATTCTTCATATTATTAGTAAAAGGCTATCAGTTTTTAATCAGTCCATTATTGGGGAATAACTGCCGCTTTTATCCTAGCTGTTCACAGTATATGATCCAAGCCATTGAACGCTTTGGAATTTTTAAGGGAGTGTGGCTTGGCTTGAGAAGATTGTCTAAATGTCATCCATGGCACGAAGGTGGCATGGATCCAGTTCCAGACTCATGCCACTGCAAAAGCGAGAAAACAGAAAAAGACAAGAATTAG
- a CDS encoding LuxR C-terminal-related transcriptional regulator: MISLVIADDHPLFRSALCGALRSEIEGITIVESHDLDSTLQCLDSLNDLDLLLLDLNMPGSGDLYGLIRIRKDFPDVPVAVISGSEDTTMVAKVIDAGALGFIPKTSEPATYVQAIHAILAGGIWLPDGLREEVAKQPKPDLSMQHKVTELTPQQYKVLCYLHEGLLNKQIAYELSISEATVKAHITAIFRKLEINNRTQAVLVASDLKLQMSATQS; encoded by the coding sequence GTGATTTCACTTGTTATCGCGGATGATCATCCCTTGTTCCGTAGTGCGCTATGTGGCGCACTACGGTCAGAAATTGAGGGCATTACCATAGTCGAATCCCATGATTTGGATTCGACGTTACAGTGTTTGGATAGTCTAAATGATCTTGATTTGCTGCTGCTGGACTTGAATATGCCGGGAAGCGGTGATTTATATGGGCTCATACGAATTCGTAAAGACTTTCCTGATGTGCCCGTAGCCGTTATTTCTGGTAGCGAAGACACCACCATGGTTGCAAAGGTGATTGATGCTGGCGCTTTGGGGTTTATTCCTAAAACGAGTGAGCCCGCTACTTATGTGCAAGCCATTCATGCGATTTTGGCTGGTGGTATTTGGCTACCTGATGGACTTAGGGAAGAGGTTGCCAAGCAACCTAAGCCTGATTTATCAATGCAGCATAAAGTCACTGAGTTAACGCCCCAGCAATATAAGGTCTTGTGCTATCTGCATGAAGGTCTGTTGAATAAACAAATTGCTTATGAATTGTCTATTTCTGAAGCAACGGTAAAGGCTCATATTACAGCGATTTTCCGTAAATTGGAGATTAATAATAGAACTCAGGCGGTCTTAGTTGCGAGTGATTTGAAGTTGCAAATGAGCGCGACACAAAGCTAA
- the acs gene encoding acetate--CoA ligase produces the protein MKSLYSATSNEAAKNANVSQAEFEKRYQESIENPDEFWGKEGQRLDWFTPYTKVKNTSFKRGEVDIKWFEDGELNVAYNCIDRHLAHAANKVAYYCEGDQESDEKTAITYQTLHDEVGRLANLLKRQGVSKGDRVAIYMPMIPQAAYAMLACARIGAIHSVIFGGFSANAIADRLNDCGVKLVITADEGRRAGNTIPLKHNVDMALDKNACPSVEGVVVYRYTQKDVPWFEGRDLDWAAEVENESTECPAEPMNAEDPLFILYTSGSTGKPKGVVHTTGGYLVYASLTHELVFDLKPDDIYWCAADVGWITGHSYMVYGPLANGATSILFEGVPTYPDSGRIGRVVDKFGVTLLYTAPTAIRALMAKGDEATRSSKRDSLRVLGSVGEPINPEAWSWYYNEIGNASCPIVDTWWQTETGGMMMSPRIVQGDVKPGSCTGPLFGVQPALVDAQGVLQEEQGVLVEGGLVITDSWPGQARTVYGDHERFEQTYFSTFEGMYFTGDGASRDEDGHYWITGRMDDVLNVSGHRLGTAEIESALVAHPSVAEAAIVGYPHDIKGQGIYVYVSAVAGVTPDEELTKSLKQFVRQEIGPIATPDLIQWASKGLPKTRSGKIMRRILRKIAANEHDQLGDTSTLADPSVVDDLIENRLNV, from the coding sequence ATGAAGTCATTATATAGCGCAACCTCAAATGAGGCGGCAAAAAATGCCAATGTGAGTCAAGCAGAATTTGAAAAACGCTATCAAGAATCGATTGAAAACCCAGACGAATTTTGGGGCAAAGAAGGTCAGCGTTTAGATTGGTTTACACCATATACAAAGGTTAAAAATACCTCTTTCAAACGCGGTGAAGTTGACATTAAGTGGTTTGAAGACGGTGAGCTGAATGTAGCTTACAACTGCATTGACCGCCATTTAGCCCACGCCGCAAATAAAGTCGCTTACTACTGTGAAGGCGACCAAGAAAGTGATGAAAAAACCGCAATTACCTATCAGACATTGCATGATGAAGTCGGGCGTTTAGCCAATCTATTGAAGCGCCAAGGCGTTAGTAAAGGCGATCGTGTCGCTATATATATGCCAATGATCCCCCAAGCAGCCTATGCCATGTTGGCGTGTGCTCGAATCGGTGCTATTCACTCTGTTATTTTTGGTGGTTTTTCTGCCAACGCGATCGCTGATCGATTAAATGATTGTGGAGTGAAGCTCGTTATTACCGCAGACGAAGGCCGTCGCGCAGGTAATACTATTCCCCTTAAACATAATGTCGACATGGCCCTAGACAAGAATGCTTGTCCGTCGGTTGAAGGTGTTGTGGTTTATCGCTATACCCAAAAAGATGTACCTTGGTTTGAGGGTCGTGATTTGGATTGGGCGGCTGAAGTAGAAAACGAAAGCACTGAATGTCCAGCTGAGCCCATGAATGCCGAAGACCCGCTGTTTATTCTCTATACTTCAGGTTCAACGGGTAAGCCAAAAGGCGTTGTCCACACAACAGGCGGTTATTTAGTCTATGCCTCGTTAACTCATGAGTTGGTATTTGACCTTAAGCCAGACGATATTTATTGGTGTGCTGCCGATGTAGGGTGGATCACAGGTCACAGTTATATGGTTTATGGGCCACTTGCCAATGGCGCAACCAGCATCTTATTTGAGGGTGTTCCAACCTATCCAGATTCTGGTCGTATCGGTCGCGTGGTAGACAAATTTGGCGTGACTCTTTTATATACTGCACCAACGGCAATTCGTGCTTTGATGGCGAAAGGTGATGAAGCGACTCGCTCCAGCAAACGTGATTCTTTACGAGTGTTGGGTAGTGTCGGTGAACCAATTAACCCTGAAGCGTGGTCTTGGTATTACAACGAAATTGGTAATGCCTCTTGTCCTATTGTTGACACTTGGTGGCAAACAGAAACTGGCGGCATGATGATGTCACCTCGTATTGTTCAAGGTGATGTTAAGCCTGGGTCATGTACTGGTCCTTTGTTCGGTGTGCAGCCTGCCTTGGTTGATGCGCAAGGTGTCTTGCAAGAAGAGCAAGGTGTGTTGGTTGAAGGTGGTTTGGTTATTACCGATTCTTGGCCTGGTCAGGCGCGTACCGTGTATGGCGACCATGAGCGTTTCGAGCAAACTTACTTCAGTACTTTCGAGGGTATGTATTTCACTGGTGACGGTGCTTCTCGCGATGAAGATGGTCATTATTGGATCACTGGCCGTATGGACGATGTATTGAACGTATCAGGGCATCGTCTAGGGACCGCTGAAATTGAAAGTGCGTTAGTTGCTCATCCTTCCGTCGCTGAGGCCGCTATTGTTGGCTACCCTCATGATATTAAAGGGCAAGGCATTTATGTTTATGTTAGTGCTGTCGCTGGTGTGACGCCAGATGAAGAGCTGACTAAGTCATTGAAGCAGTTTGTTCGACAAGAGATTGGGCCCATTGCGACACCAGACCTTATTCAGTGGGCTAGCAAAGGGCTACCGAAAACTAGATCTGGTAAGATCATGCGCCGAATTTTGAGAAAAATTGCTGCGAATGAACATGATCAATTAGGTGATACAAGTACATTAGCTGATCCAAGTGTGGTTGATGATTTAATTGAAAACCGTTTAAATGTGTGA
- a CDS encoding class I SAM-dependent methyltransferase, with amino-acid sequence MLFGLEVSMRTFDGQSSTSYSRTRPMYPAELYYWLSQQVPASSTVWDCACGTGQASVDLAAYFDRVEASDISESQVTAATPHRKVNYQVFPAEKTLYPDDYFDVVCVAHALHWFDLDAFWAELKRVLKPGGMFVCWGYNWLQVGEAEDKAIAENVLPHLETYWPAESRLLWNQYRDIKFPFELIEVPAFELNCHWSVTQTLDFIRTWSASQLRIQEEGDDFLVNASPIIRDAWSEPTKKQEIRLPFFVKAGRFA; translated from the coding sequence ATGCTATTTGGTCTAGAGGTTTCTATGCGTACTTTTGATGGGCAATCTTCTACAAGTTATTCGCGGACTCGGCCCATGTATCCGGCTGAGCTTTATTATTGGTTATCACAGCAAGTACCAGCATCAAGTACTGTATGGGATTGTGCATGTGGCACAGGCCAAGCGTCGGTAGATCTTGCTGCGTATTTTGATCGCGTAGAGGCGTCTGATATTAGTGAGTCTCAGGTCACCGCAGCGACACCGCACCGCAAGGTGAATTATCAGGTTTTTCCCGCTGAGAAGACGCTTTATCCCGATGATTATTTCGATGTGGTGTGTGTTGCCCATGCACTACATTGGTTTGATTTAGATGCGTTTTGGGCTGAGCTCAAGCGCGTATTAAAACCCGGCGGAATGTTTGTTTGCTGGGGTTACAACTGGCTGCAGGTTGGTGAAGCAGAAGATAAGGCGATTGCAGAGAATGTCTTGCCGCACCTTGAAACCTATTGGCCTGCTGAAAGCCGTTTGTTGTGGAATCAATATCGTGATATTAAATTTCCCTTTGAATTAATAGAGGTTCCAGCTTTTGAGCTGAACTGTCACTGGTCTGTTACGCAAACGCTGGACTTTATTCGGACTTGGTCTGCGTCTCAATTGCGCATTCAGGAAGAAGGTGATGACTTTTTAGTAAATGCTTCACCTATTATTCGTGACGCTTGGTCTGAGCCAACAAAGAAACAAGAAATACGCTTGCCATTCTTTGTTAAGGCGGGGCGTTTCGCTTAG
- a CDS encoding HAD family hydrolase, producing MKQDHNIRVVLFDLGNVLVDLGDVSEMHAMLNTQGEESEVWLKWLRSPTVAAFDSGKITFDQFADSLLKEVGSSIDKEIFKASFKAWPRGLFDGALELVDAVKPQYHRAILSNTNAAHWPRLMGEMGLAGKFHSYYASHMVGFVKPDEAIYQYVIRHLQVAPEQILFIDDNQINIDTANALGMKAFRVKGIKEARLVLHQHGVLSGEIIA from the coding sequence ATGAAACAAGATCATAATATTCGGGTTGTATTGTTTGATTTGGGAAATGTCTTAGTCGACTTAGGTGATGTTTCTGAAATGCATGCTATGTTGAATACGCAAGGTGAGGAATCTGAGGTTTGGTTGAAGTGGTTAAGATCTCCAACCGTCGCTGCCTTTGATTCAGGTAAAATCACTTTTGACCAATTTGCTGATAGCTTATTAAAAGAGGTTGGCAGTAGTATTGATAAGGAAATATTTAAAGCGTCTTTTAAAGCATGGCCAAGAGGATTATTTGACGGCGCGCTTGAATTAGTTGACGCTGTGAAACCTCAATATCATCGTGCTATTTTATCCAATACTAATGCGGCGCATTGGCCGCGCTTAATGGGTGAAATGGGACTGGCTGGTAAATTTCACAGTTATTATGCTTCTCATATGGTGGGGTTTGTAAAGCCGGATGAGGCGATTTATCAGTATGTGATACGACATTTACAAGTGGCGCCTGAGCAGATACTTTTCATTGATGATAATCAGATAAACATTGATACAGCGAATGCATTAGGTATGAAAGCGTTTCGGGTTAAAGGAATAAAGGAGGCGCGTCTAGTGCTTCATCAACATGGGGTGTTGTCCGGCGAGATTATTGCTTGA
- a CDS encoding TAXI family TRAP transporter solute-binding subunit, with translation MKLGFVTKTILTSATAAAIALSASGVSAADNRNYILATASTGGTYYPVGVAIATLSKVKLEPKFGLSVSAISSAGSGENIKLLRENQAQFAILQGLYGAWAWDGEGPFESSGKQTELRSVSMLWQNVEHFVLKTDLTKTGTMSDLKALEGTNNKFSIGTKNSGTEGSGRQQLKGLNIDPDKFALAYMGYGASADAMQNGNIDGMNTPAGVPVSAVTRLYASMGDKVKVLDFTDEQIKEANGNYELWTRYVIPANTYPGQTKDINTVAQPNFLATRADLSDDDVYELTKSLYENLGYLSAIHKATSVMSIEKAIAGLPVPLHPGAARYYRERGINIPARLITQ, from the coding sequence ATGAAATTGGGCTTTGTTACTAAAACGATTCTTACCAGCGCAACAGCGGCTGCTATTGCGTTATCTGCATCTGGTGTATCCGCTGCAGACAACCGCAACTATATCTTAGCGACAGCATCGACAGGGGGAACTTATTACCCAGTGGGTGTCGCTATCGCCACCTTAAGTAAAGTAAAACTAGAGCCTAAATTTGGCTTATCAGTTTCTGCCATTAGTTCAGCAGGTTCCGGCGAGAACATCAAACTTCTACGTGAAAACCAAGCACAATTTGCCATCTTACAAGGTCTTTATGGTGCTTGGGCTTGGGACGGTGAAGGCCCATTTGAAAGCTCAGGCAAACAGACTGAATTACGTTCAGTTTCCATGCTTTGGCAAAACGTAGAGCATTTTGTGCTAAAAACTGACCTAACCAAAACCGGCACTATGTCAGATTTAAAAGCTCTTGAAGGAACCAATAATAAGTTTTCCATTGGTACTAAAAATTCTGGAACGGAAGGCTCTGGTCGTCAGCAGCTTAAAGGTCTGAATATTGACCCAGATAAGTTCGCTCTTGCTTACATGGGCTACGGTGCAAGTGCTGATGCAATGCAAAACGGTAATATCGATGGCATGAACACACCTGCAGGTGTTCCAGTCAGTGCTGTAACGAGACTGTATGCCTCCATGGGCGACAAGGTCAAAGTATTAGATTTCACGGACGAGCAAATCAAAGAAGCAAACGGTAACTACGAATTGTGGACTCGCTATGTCATTCCGGCCAATACCTACCCAGGTCAAACGAAAGACATCAATACGGTTGCTCAACCAAATTTCTTGGCAACTCGCGCCGACTTATCAGATGACGATGTCTACGAACTCACCAAGTCACTTTATGAGAACTTAGGGTATTTAAGCGCTATTCATAAAGCGACATCCGTTATGTCAATTGAGAAAGCCA